One Alnus glutinosa chromosome 3, dhAlnGlut1.1, whole genome shotgun sequence genomic region harbors:
- the LOC133864950 gene encoding LOB domain-containing protein 36, translating to MSSSSSPCAACKFLRRKCTQECVFAPYFPPDQPQKFANVHKVFGASNVAKLLNELNATQREDAVNSLAYEAEARLRDPVYGCVGLISILQHRLKQVQTDLINAKKELATYIGPQAMLPIMQPQGFIPQQQVHPGNPSSSAAVLPYNMSPMLGIPAGAPTHGGQLVIREPQTQPQHQHHQHQIFEAQQLAAAVAAREQQEILRTYEQQQQQQQQQQQPELVRFNSGFDPAVAGGSVTASGFNQMNVAGGGVMSPSLALATFENPYQIQPHQGEHHGHPHHHPLQAQLLLQPVQQQQGQQTQQAQAQAKSESEEGRGVGPSC from the exons atgtCGTCATCGAGCTCACCGTGCGCGGCGTGCAAATTTCTGAGGCGGAAGTGCACGCAGGAGTGCGTGTTCGCGCCGTATTTCCCACCGGACCAGCCGCAGAAGTTCGCGAACGTGCATAAGGTCTTCGGCGCCAGCAACGTGGCAAAGCTGCTCAACGAGCTGAACGCGACGCAGCGCGAGGACGCCGTGAACTCGCTCGCCTACGAGGCCGAGGCGCGCCTGCGGGATCCCGTCTATGGCTGCGTGGGCCTCATCTCCATTCTCCAGCACAGGCTCAAGCAGGTTCAGACCGATCTCATCAATGCCAAGAAGGAGCTAGCCACCTACATTGGCCCTCAGGCCATGCTACCCATTATGCAACCGCAGGGGTTCATACCCCAACAACAG GTGCACCCGGGGAATCCTTCGTCCTCAGCCGCGGTGTTACCGTACAACATGTCGCCGATGCTGGGCATTCCCGCTGGGGCTCCCACACATGGTGGCCAATTGGTGATTCGCGAGCCACAGACCCAGCCTCAGCACCAGCACCACCAGCACCAGATATTTGAGGCTCAGCAATTGGCTGCGGCTGTGGCTGCGAGAGAGCAGCAGGAGATTTTGCGGACATAtgagcagcagcagcaacaacaacagcaacagCAGCAGCCGGAGCTTGTGAGGTTCAACAGTGGGTTCGACCCGGCTGTGGCGGGCGGTTCGGTCACTGCGAGTGGGTTCAATCAGATGAATGTTGCTGGTGGTGGTGTTATGTCGCCTTCGCTGGCTCTGGCCACGTTTGAAAACCCTTACCAGATTCAACCACACCAAGGGGAACATCACGGCCATCCTCACCACCATCCTCTTCAGGCCCAGCTCTTGCTCCAACCAGTACAACAGCAACAGGGCCAGCAAACGCAGCAAGCCCAGGCGCAGGCTAAGTCGGAAAGCGAGGAGGGTAGGGGTGTTGGTCCGTCTTGTTGA